The DNA sequence ATCCTTAGCCGTGATGAATTCGCGGAAACCCGCCCGCTGGAAAAACAGCTGTGGGCCGGCGCCGTTGATACCGTTGGTGACAAAGTGCTGGCAAAAGTTCTGGCGCAGATGAACTACGGCGGCTGCGTCGCAGCCTGCGGCCTGGCCGGCGGCTTTGCCCTGCCGACTACCGTCATGCCGTTTATTCTGCGTAATGTACGCCTGCAGGGCGTCGACTCGGTGATGACGCCAGCAGCACGTCGGGCCGAGGCCTGGCAACGGCTGGTTCGCGATCTGCCCGAATCTTTCTACGCGCATAGCGCGACTGAAATTAGCCTCGCTGAGGCCCGTGAGTTTGCCGATAAGATCATGTCCAATCAGATTCAGGGCCGCACGCTGGTCAAAATCGCCTAATCTGCAATTTTTCGTGACATATTCGCAATAACTCTCCGCCTCCGTCATGCTTAGTAAAACGCATGACGGAGGATGCTATGAAACCCAAAAAACTAACGGAAGCCGACGTTACGGCAGAATCCGTTTTTATGCTGCAACGACGCCAGGTCCTGAAAATGCTGGGCATTAGTGCGACCGCCCTTTCCCTCTCACCCTCCGCGCAAGCCGACCTGCTGGATTGGTTCAAAGGCAACGATCGACCGCCGGCACCAGCGGGTAAAGCGCTGACTTTCGATAAACCCGCGCAATGGCAAAACAATCTGCCGCTAACACCGGAAAACAAGGTATCCGGCTACAATAACTTTTATGAGTTCGGCCTGGATAAAGCCGATCCGGCGGCCAATGCCGGTAGCCTGCGCACCGATCCCTGGACGCTGACCATTGGCGGCGAAGTGGCAAAACCGCTAACCCTCGATCATGATGACCTGACCAGCCGTTTCCCGCTTGAAGAGCGAATTTACCGGATGCGCTGCGTAGAAGCCTGGTCAATGGTGATTCCGTGGGTAGGATTCCCGCTACATAAGTTGCTGTCGCTGGTTGAACCTACCAGCAATGCACGCTATGTCGCATTTAAAACGCTTTATGCCCCGGAGCAAATGCCTGGCCAGAAGGATCGTTTTATCGGCGGCGGTCTGGCATATCCCTATGTTGAAGGCCTGCGGCTCGATGAGGCCATGCATCCTCTGACGCTGCTCAGCGTCGGCGTATACGGCAAAGCGCTTCCCCCGCAAAACGGCGCGCCGGTGCGGCTCACCGTTCCCTGGAAGTACGGCTTCAAAGGTATCAAGTCTATCGTCAGTATCGAACTGACCCGCGACCGCCCTCCTACCACCTGGAACCTTGCCGGGCCTGAGGAGTACGGTTTCTATGCCAACGTCAATCCGCATGTTGATCACCCCCGTTGGTCACAGGCGACCGAGCGCTTTATCGGTTCTGGAGGCGTGCTCGACGTTAAACGCCAGCCAACGCTGCTATTCAACGGCTATGCCGATGAGGTCGCATCGCTCTATCGGGGTCTGAACTTGCGGGAGAATTACTAGTGCGCCTGAACGTAAAGCAGATAACCTGGCTGAAAGTCATTCTCCATCTGGCGGGTTTGCTGCCATTTATCTGGCTATTCTGGGCTGGATATCAAGGATATTTCAGCGCCGATCCGGCAAAAGATATCCAGCACTTTACCGGTAGGATGGCTCTTAAATTCCTGCTTGCCACCTTGCTTGTTTCGCCGCTGGCGCGTTACGCTAAACAGCCGTTACTGATACGTACCCGACGCTTATTGGGTCTATGGTGCTTCGCATGGGCAACCCTGCATTTGACCAGCTATACGCTGCTCGAACTCGGGATTAACAATCTGGCGCTATTGGGTAAAGAAGTGCTTACCAGGCCTTACCTGACGCTGGGGTTAGTCAGTTGGCTGATT is a window from the Klebsiella oxytoca genome containing:
- the msrP gene encoding protein-methionine-sulfoxide reductase catalytic subunit MsrP, translated to MKPKKLTEADVTAESVFMLQRRQVLKMLGISATALSLSPSAQADLLDWFKGNDRPPAPAGKALTFDKPAQWQNNLPLTPENKVSGYNNFYEFGLDKADPAANAGSLRTDPWTLTIGGEVAKPLTLDHDDLTSRFPLEERIYRMRCVEAWSMVIPWVGFPLHKLLSLVEPTSNARYVAFKTLYAPEQMPGQKDRFIGGGLAYPYVEGLRLDEAMHPLTLLSVGVYGKALPPQNGAPVRLTVPWKYGFKGIKSIVSIELTRDRPPTTWNLAGPEEYGFYANVNPHVDHPRWSQATERFIGSGGVLDVKRQPTLLFNGYADEVASLYRGLNLRENY
- the msrQ gene encoding protein-methionine-sulfoxide reductase heme-binding subunit MsrQ, with protein sequence MRLNVKQITWLKVILHLAGLLPFIWLFWAGYQGYFSADPAKDIQHFTGRMALKFLLATLLVSPLARYAKQPLLIRTRRLLGLWCFAWATLHLTSYTLLELGINNLALLGKEVLTRPYLTLGLVSWLILLALAATSTQAMQRKLGRRWQTLHNFVYIVAILAPIHYLWSVKILSPQPIIYALLALLLLVWRYKKFRQWWR